The sequence below is a genomic window from Chloroflexota bacterium.
CCATGTACGTGAAGATGACGCCACCCGCTTCCCGGCACGGATAGCACGGGTGCCGCACGGTGAGCCGCAGGTTGCTGCTCTTCGGCTCATTCGGCGTCTCGAGGCAGTTCCCATTGATGTCATAGAGCCATCCGTGGTAGATGCAGCGGAGGCCGCCGTCCTCGATTCGGCCGTAGCTGAGATCGGTCGCGCGGTGCGAGCAGTGGAGATCGAGGAGGCCGATCTCGCCGTGCTCGTCGCGGAACATGACCAGGTCTTCGCCCATCAGCCGCAGTGGAATGGGCGGGCCGCCGGGCGGTAGCTCTTCGCTCAACGCGGCAGGCTGCCAGAAGCTCCGTAGGAATGCGCCGCACGGCGTCCCCGGGCCGACGCGGGTGAGGAGCTCGTTCTCTTCCCTACTCAGCATGTCAGATCCCCTCGATGGGGCAGACGACGTCCACCAGGGCGGGGCGGCGCGCGTCGAGCGCCGCGCGGATCGCGCCGACGAGGTCGGCAGGGCGATCGATCCGCGCGCCATACGCGCCGAAGGCGGAGGCGAGGGTCGGAAGGTCCGGGACCCGCAATTCGGTGCCGATGACCCGCCCATCGTAGTGACGAAGCTGGTCGCGCTTCATGTTCCCGTACGCCTCGTTCCGTAGCACGAGCACCAGGATCGGAAGATCGTGCTGAACGGCGGTGGCCAGCTCCTGCATCTCCATCATGAACGAGCCGTCCCCGGCCACGCAGATGACGCGGCGCTCGGGGAAGGCGCACTGAAGACCCAACGAGGTTGCAATGCCGTGCCCGATGGGCCGGAACTCCCCGCCGTGGAAGACCTGGCCGCGAGCGACGAACCGATGGATCAGCTCCATGGTGCCACCCTCGCCGACGACCAGGGCGTCGTCGGGAATCGCCTCGCGCAGGGCGTGGTAGACGTGCCAGGGATTGATCGGCCCAGATGTCGATCGCGCGTGCTCCGCGTTCTCCGCGCGCCATTGCCGCTTTTCAATCCCGATCCGTTGGAGGCGCGCGGCGCCGTCGGCGCGAGCCGGCCCGCGCGTCCGGATCTCGTCGGCGAGCTGGCGGGACGCGATCTTCGCGTCTGCGACGATGCCGATCTCGGGCGCGTAGATCTTGCCGATCTCCGCGGGGTCAACGTCGACTTGGATGATCCGCGCGCCGGAGGGGATGACGCGGCGGCCGTAGCCGAGGGTTGTTGGCTCGCTGAAGGTCGTGCCGATGGCCAGCACGACGTCCGATTCCTGGAGGGCGCGATTGGCGAACGGGGCGGCGGCGGCGCCCGCCACCCCCAGGGCGAGCGGGTGGTCCTCGGAGACGAGGCCCTTGTACGCCGTGCTCGTGGCAATCGGCGCGCCGACCAGCTCCGCCACCTCGATCACGTCGGGCTCGGCGTGGGCGAAATGCACGCCGCCGCCGATGAGGATGCTCGGCGCGCTCGCCCCGCTCAAGAGGTCCGCCGCCTGCGCGATTAGGCGCGGATCGGCGCGCTGGCGCTGCGCGACGTGGGCGTGCCTTGGCCAGGCCGCGGGCGCCTCGATCTGCGCGGTCTGTACGTCGCGTGGGATGCCGAGGTACACGGGCCCGTATCGGCCGGTCGTCGCCGTGCGCACCGCCTCCTCGAGGATCTCGATGGTGTCTTCGGGACGTTGCAGGCTCACGCTGAGCTTCGTGATCGGGGCAAACATCGGCTGCTGCGGGATCTCGTGCCACGACGACGCGCCCTTGCCGGAAAGCTCGCGCTCGACCTCCGAGGAGATGAAGAGGACTGGATACGACTCCTTGTACGCCTGGGCAACGCCGCTCATCACGTTCGTCGCGCCGCCGCCCGAGGAGATGAGACACACGCTCAGGCTTGCCCTGCCGCGGGCGAAGCCGTTCGCCATGTAGCCCGCCGCCACCTCGAACTGGGAGGGAACGAAGGACATCCCCGGCTCCTGATAGATGGCGTCGGTGATGGCGAAGATGGAGTGGCCGCTGACGCCGAAGATCTGGCGAACGCCCTGTTCCTTGAGGTAGCGCACCAGGGCTTGCGCGACGTTCATCGTCATCGGGCTTCCCTTTCTTCGGTGGCCTGGATTCGGCAGTTGTACCGAGAATGGTCGAAGGGTCGGGCGCGTTTGTCAAGGTGGGCCTTTCGGCAGATCGGCCGATGCATCGCCACCGGCCCCGTCCATCGCGTTCGCCGCTGTCCGAACGTCGCGTGGGCGGGACGATCAGGCCCAGAAGCTGTCCAGCGCCTCCTGGTCGGAGTAGTGACCACGGACTTCGGTAATCATGCCGTCTTTCACCGTCATGAGCTGACAGCCGGTGATGTCCAGGACCTTTCCGTTGTGTGACGCCGTGGCGTGCTGAATCGCCACCACGTACGTGGTGCCGACAGCGATATCCATCAGCTCAGCTTTAAACGTGCCGCCGCTGAGCGGACCGATCTTGGCAAGGAAATCGTGAAAGATCTGGTCCCAGCCAACGTGGTCGCCGGCGATCGCGCTCTTCCCTGGCAGATGCCAGAGCGCATCGGGTGCAAAACAGTTGCGGACGGCATCGAAATCTCGGGCAGCAAAAGACTCATAGAACCGACGGACCACGGCAGCCTCGGCGTCGGGCATTTGTGTTCCTCTCCAGAAACAGGTCCCCAAGGGTACCACACCGCTCTGCACGTTTCCGCGGTCTCCGAACCGAGCTTGCCCCAGCCCCGGCCCTGGAATACACTGGCGCAGCGCGCGTACGTCTTCAATGGGGAAGATGCATTG
It includes:
- a CDS encoding Rieske 2Fe-2S domain-containing protein, translated to MLSREENELLTRVGPGTPCGAFLRSFWQPAALSEELPPGGPPIPLRLMGEDLVMFRDEHGEIGLLDLHCSHRATDLSYGRIEDGGLRCIYHGWLYDINGNCLETPNEPKSSNLRLTVRHPCYPCREAGGVIFTYM
- a CDS encoding thiamine pyrophosphate-binding protein, producing the protein MTMNVAQALVRYLKEQGVRQIFGVSGHSIFAITDAIYQEPGMSFVPSQFEVAAGYMANGFARGRASLSVCLISSGGGATNVMSGVAQAYKESYPVLFISSEVERELSGKGASSWHEIPQQPMFAPITKLSVSLQRPEDTIEILEEAVRTATTGRYGPVYLGIPRDVQTAQIEAPAAWPRHAHVAQRQRADPRLIAQAADLLSGASAPSILIGGGVHFAHAEPDVIEVAELVGAPIATSTAYKGLVSEDHPLALGVAGAAAAPFANRALQESDVVLAIGTTFSEPTTLGYGRRVIPSGARIIQVDVDPAEIGKIYAPEIGIVADAKIASRQLADEIRTRGPARADGAARLQRIGIEKRQWRAENAEHARSTSGPINPWHVYHALREAIPDDALVVGEGGTMELIHRFVARGQVFHGGEFRPIGHGIATSLGLQCAFPERRVICVAGDGSFMMEMQELATAVQHDLPILVLVLRNEAYGNMKRDQLRHYDGRVIGTELRVPDLPTLASAFGAYGARIDRPADLVGAIRAALDARRPALVDVVCPIEGI
- a CDS encoding nuclear transport factor 2 family protein; its protein translation is MPDAEAAVVRRFYESFAARDFDAVRNCFAPDALWHLPGKSAIAGDHVGWDQIFHDFLAKIGPLSGGTFKAELMDIAVGTTYVVAIQHATASHNGKVLDITGCQLMTVKDGMITEVRGHYSDQEALDSFWA